From the genome of Eublepharis macularius isolate TG4126 chromosome 12, MPM_Emac_v1.0, whole genome shotgun sequence, one region includes:
- the LOC129339288 gene encoding olfactory receptor 13G1-like, translating into MNVTNIRLTEPSNQSTVTVFTLVGLTDSAELQMLLFVVFTFVYAMALAGNFLLIFTICTCRKLHSPMYFLLINLSIVNVFSISVTTPKLIQTLLAHQNNISFYGCITQMYLFVWALVTELLLLSFMAFDRYAAICHPLQYTIIMKKEVCITIVTGVWVTGMINSAIHTGLLLQLSFCSSNVINHFFCDWPPIINLSCSDTSLNEIMAFVADLVFGIGSCGLTLTSYWFILRAIFRIRSTEGKKKTFSTCSSHLIIVTFYFSAVIYTYIRPASVFTLNKDKMISLLYSVVTPVVNPFIYTLRNKDFKEALKKLNLRGRLPQGLQD; encoded by the exons ATGAAT GTCACCAATATCAGACTCACTGAACCAAGCAACCAATCCACCGTTACAGTGTTCACTCTGGTTGGCCTAACCGATTCCGCTGAACTACAGATGCTTCTCTTTGTGGTTTTCACATTTGTTTATGCTATGGCTCTAGCTGGCAATTTCCTTCTCATTTTTACCATATGCACTTGCAGAAAACTCCACAGTCCCATGTATTTCTTACTCATCAATTTGTCCATAGTGAACGTGTTTTCTATCTCAGTTACAACTCCCAAACTCATCCAGACTCTTTTGGCTCATCAAAACAATATCTCATTTTACGGCTGCATCACTCAGATGTATCTCTTTGTATGGGCTTTAGTAACAGAACTTCTGCTTCTCTCATTCATGGCTTTTGATCGCTATGCTGCTATCTGCCACCCCTTGCAGTACACAATCATCATGAAGAAAGAAGTGTGTATCACAATAGTGACTGGAGTTTGGGTTACCGGAATGATAAATTCTGCAATTCATACTGGACTTTTATTGCAATTGTCTTTTTGCAGCTCCAATGTTATCAACCATTTTTTCTGTGACTGGCCCCCAATTATAAATCTCTCCTGCTCAGACACCAGCCTTAATGAGATCATGGCTTTTGTGGCTGATCTAGTCTTCGGAATTGGTAGCTGTGGACTGACTCTAACGTCATATTGGTTTATCTTGAGAGCTATCTTTCGAATCCGCTCCactgaaggaaagaagaaaactttCTCGACATGTTCCTCCCATCTCATTATTGTTACGTTTTACTTTTCTGCTGTCATCTACACATATATTAGGCCCGCTTCAGTCTTCACTCTGAACAAAGACAAGATGATTTCTCTCCTTTATTCAGTGGTCACCCCAGTTGTCAATCCATTCATATACACCTTGAGAAacaaagactttaaagaggcactcaagAAACTTAATCTGAGAGGCCGACTCCCTCAAGGACTGCAAGACTGA
- the LOC129339290 gene encoding olfactory receptor 13A1-like, whose amino-acid sequence MAIDGNFLLIITIASCKKLHTPMYFLLTNLSLLNMFSISVTTPKLLQTLSTHTKTISFYSCIAQAYFFIFSLGSELLLLSIMAFDQYAAICHPLQYSNIMRKEVCIGMVAAVWIIGMVNSAVHAGLILHLLFCSSGGDSNIINHFFCDLPPLLKLSCSDTSHNEKLIFVADAFFGMGSCGLTLISYWLIVRAIYQIRSTEGKKKAFSTYSSHLFVVGFYFSAVIYTYIRPTSVASIDNDKLVSLFYSVVTPVVNPIIYSLRNKEFNQALKKLIGRGRLPQGLQD is encoded by the exons ATGGCCATAGATGGTAACTTCCTTCTCATAATTACCATAGCCAGTTGCAAGAAACTCCACACtc caatgtACTTCCTGCTCACCAATTTGTCCCTACTGAACATGTTCTCTATTTCTGTTACTACTCCCAAACTGCTCCAGACACTATCAACTCACACAAAGACCATCTCCTTTTACAGCTGCATCGCCCAAGCCTATTTCTTTATATTTTCTTTGGGCTCAGAACTTCTGCTTCTCTCCATCATGGCTTTTGACCAGTATGCTGCTATTTGCCACCCTTTGCAGTACTCAAATATCATGAGGAAGGAAGTGTGTATAGGGATGGTAGCTGCAGTTTGGATAATTGGAATGGTCAACTCTGCAGTTCATGCTGGACTTATATTGCACCTGTTGTTTTGCAGctcaggaggaga CTCCAATATCATCAACCATTTCTTCTGTGATCTGCCCCCACTTTTAAAATTGTCCTGCTCAGACACCAGCCATAATGAGAAATTAATTTTTGTGGCAGATGCATTCTTTGGGATGGGTAGCTGTGGGTTGACCCTAATATCATATTGGCTTATAGTAAGAGCGATCTACCAAATCCGCTCCACTGAAGGGAAAAAGAAAGCTTTCTCTACATACTCTTCTCATCTCTTTGTTGTCggtttttatttttctgctgtcATCTACACATATATCAGGCCTACTTCAGTTGCCTCTATAGACAATGACAAGCTAGTTTCTCTCTTTTATTCGGTGGTGACGCCCGTTGTCAACCCAATCATATATTCTTTGAGAAACAAAGAGTTTAATCAAGCTCTTAAGAAACTTATTGGGAGAGGCAGGCTTCCTCAGGGACTGCAAGATTGA